From Danio rerio strain Tuebingen ecotype United States chromosome 7, GRCz12tu, whole genome shotgun sequence, the proteins below share one genomic window:
- the pdcd7 gene encoding programmed cell death protein 7 (The RefSeq protein has 1 substitution compared to this genomic sequence) gives MDNSHQFGYMRAPPPTFSDAAGLDGAVYPGPPPHHPPPQAGYSWDTYQHPPPAAQHHWPQFPQFDPSRPPPGTFEPPQNHENPPSSWTQNQWSNVNVNIDSPNQPQYPNSTPPSYQPHSRPDNSAYIYTPKQQNYTFTNRYSNEPQNIQNKSPLITASDEEAKQRLRDEQWIQRFLRTRINYNKHNKTKQIKYKPSISEFKEKLYGTVQMLADLNLFCRRLKDNLENEDVWTETLLKATEMKNNLQKRLKDLKEPDCISSVQRKLQQVNKKRARMRRRKMEQMEEKQEQEARRAEREAEIDKWQMKRFQEVEEKNREKELKLAADAVLSEVRKKQSDAKRMLDILKSLEKLRKLRKEAAARKGLFPGKESDDRFEGHLERLRSLIRKRTAVYDTEEKALRVMLEGEQEEERKRDQDRRLKRERDKLLQKKRELHAMLFGAELPTDHPLQPFLDYYTQAERSLPALIEIRREWDQFLVSVDHPDGTSIPNGWIVPEPPADEIWATALEK, from the exons ATGGATAATTCTCATCAGTTCGGTTATATGAGGGCTCCGCCACCTACATTCTCTGATGCCGCGGGTTTAGATGGCGCTGTTTATCCAGGACCACCGCCTCATCATCCTCCACCGCAAGCGGGATACTCGTGGGACACTTATCAACACCCTCCACCGGCAGCACAGCACCACTGGCCCCAGTTTCCACAATTCGACCCCAGCAGACCACCACCAGGGACGTTTGAACCTCCTCAAAACCATGAAAACCCACCTTCGTCCTGGACGCAGAACCAAtggagtaacgttaacgttaataTAGACTCTCCAAATCAACCACAATATCCAAATTCAACCCCTCCCTCATATCAACCTCACAGCAGACCGGATAATTCAGCTTATATATACACTCCAAAACAGCAGAATTACACATTTACTAACAGATATTCCAACGAGCCCCAAAACATCCAGAATAAAAGTCCCTTAATAACCGCGTCAGATGAAGAAGCAAAGCAGAGACTGCGAGACGAGCAGTGGATTCAACGTTTCTTGCGGACTAGAATCaattataataaacacaataaaacaaaacaaattaaatacaaaCCGTCCATCTCTGAGTTTAAAGAGAAGCTGTACGGGACTGTTCAAATGCTGGCGGACTTAAATCTGTTCTGTCGGAGGCTGAAGGATAACCTGGAGAATGAAGATGTTTGGACGGAGACACTTTTAAAAGCGACAGAAATGAAGAATAACCTACAGAAGAGACTGAAGGATCTGAAGGAGCCCGACTGTATCAGCAGCGTCCAGAGAAAATTACAACAG GTCAACAAGAAAAGAGCGCggatgaggaggaggaagatgGAGCAGATGGAGGAGAAGCAGGAGCAAGAGGCCAGACGTGCCGAACGAGAAGCGGAGATCGATAAATGGCAGATGAAACGCTTTCAAGAAGTGGAGGAGAAGAACAGA GAGAAAGAGTTGAAACTGGCTGCTGATGCAGTTCTCTCTGAGGTCAGAAAAAAGCAATCTGATGCCAAGAGAATGCTGGACATCCTCAAATCTCTAGAAAAACTCCGAAAACTCCGGAAAGAGGCTGCGGCAAGAAAAG GTTTGTTTCCGGGGAAAGAGAGTGACGACAGGTTTGAGGGCCACCTGGAGCGTTTGAGGAGCCTGATCCGCAAGCGAACAGCCGTGTACGACACTGAGGAAAAGGCTCTGAGAGTCATGCTGGAGGGAGAGCAGGAGGAGGAGCGCAAACGAGACCAAGACAGACGactcaagagagagagagacaaactcCTCCAGAAGAAGAAAGAGCTCCACGCCATGCTGTTCGGAG cTGAACTGCCGACTGATCATCCACTTCAGCCATTTCTGGATTACTACACTCAGGCCGAGCGCTCCCTTCCAGCACTTATTGAAATCAG